One region of Thiorhodovibrio frisius genomic DNA includes:
- a CDS encoding phosphoglycerate kinase has product MSFKKLTDLDLAGKRVLIRSDLNVPVKDGKVTSDARITASMPTFEHCLKAGAKVMVMSHLGRPEEGVYSEENSLAPVAADLGAKMGREVRLVKDYLDAAPEVGDGELVLLENVRFNKGEKKDEEALAKQYASLCDVYVMDAFGTSHRAQASTHGAGKFAPSACAGLLLAAELDALKKALAEPKRPMVAIVGGSKVSTKLTVLEALSEKVDQLVVGGGIANTFIKAAGHNVGKSLCEHDLVDTAKALMEKMTARGATIPIATDVVCGKAFNENEPAVQKKVDEVADDDMVFDIGPDSAKELAEIIKKAGTVVWNGPVGVFEFDQFGAGTKTISMAIAETGAFTLAGGGDTIAAIQKYDIYDKVSYISTAGGAFLEYLEGKTLPAVAMLEARAKD; this is encoded by the coding sequence ATGTCCTTCAAGAAATTGACCGATCTTGACCTTGCTGGAAAACGCGTGCTGATCCGATCCGACCTCAATGTTCCGGTGAAGGACGGTAAGGTGACCTCCGATGCTCGTATCACCGCATCCATGCCGACATTTGAGCACTGTCTGAAAGCGGGCGCCAAGGTCATGGTGATGTCGCACCTCGGACGCCCGGAAGAGGGTGTCTACTCCGAGGAAAATTCATTAGCGCCAGTCGCCGCAGATCTTGGAGCTAAGATGGGCCGTGAGGTGCGCTTGGTGAAGGATTATCTGGACGCAGCACCGGAAGTTGGCGATGGTGAATTGGTGCTGCTGGAGAACGTGCGGTTTAACAAGGGCGAGAAGAAGGACGAAGAAGCGCTGGCGAAACAATACGCAAGCCTCTGCGATGTCTATGTGATGGACGCTTTTGGCACCTCCCACCGCGCCCAGGCCTCGACCCATGGCGCCGGTAAGTTCGCGCCCAGCGCTTGTGCTGGCCTGCTGCTGGCTGCGGAACTCGACGCGTTAAAGAAAGCCTTGGCCGAGCCCAAGCGGCCCATGGTCGCCATCGTCGGCGGCTCCAAGGTATCGACCAAGCTGACGGTGCTTGAGGCTTTGTCCGAGAAGGTTGATCAACTGGTTGTTGGTGGCGGTATCGCCAACACCTTCATTAAGGCCGCTGGTCATAATGTCGGAAAATCTCTGTGCGAACATGACCTGGTCGACACCGCCAAGGCACTGATGGAGAAAATGACTGCGCGCGGCGCCACCATCCCCATCGCGACTGACGTGGTGTGCGGCAAGGCGTTCAATGAAAACGAGCCAGCCGTGCAGAAAAAAGTCGATGAGGTCGCCGATGACGACATGGTCTTCGACATCGGCCCGGACAGCGCCAAGGAACTGGCCGAGATTATCAAGAAAGCTGGTACCGTGGTCTGGAATGGCCCGGTCGGTGTGTTCGAGTTCGATCAGTTCGGCGCCGGCACTAAAACCATCTCCATGGCCATTGCCGAGACTGGCGCCTTCACTTTGGCCGGCGGTGGCGACACCATTGCCGCTATCCAAAAATACGACATCTACGACAAGGTGTCTTACATCTCCACCGCTGGCGGTGCCTTCCTCGAGTATCTGGAAGGCAAGACTCTGCCCGCCGTGGCCATGCTTGAGGCTCGCGCCAAGGACTGA
- the gap gene encoding type I glyceraldehyde-3-phosphate dehydrogenase produces the protein MPLKVGINGFGRIGRMAFRAISKEFPDMQVVGINDLLDPEYLAYMLKYDSVHGNFAGDISVDGKTMIVNGNKIRLTAERDPANLAWGDVGADLVLECTGFFLTTESCQAHIDAGAKKVVQSAPSKDSTPMFVYGVNHKTYDGQAIISAASCTTNCLAPVSKVLHDNWGIKRGLMTTVHAATATQKTVDGPSQKDWRGGRGILENIIPSSTGAAKAVGKVLPELNGKLTGMAFRVPTSDVSVVDLTCELNKDASYDDICAAMKAASESGDLAGVLAYTDEKVVSTDFRGHGTPSIFDAGAGIMLDSTFVKVVSWYDNEYGYTCNFLRMAQHVSS, from the coding sequence ATGCCTTTGAAAGTCGGTATTAACGGTTTTGGTCGTATTGGTCGCATGGCATTTCGTGCCATCTCCAAGGAATTCCCTGACATGCAGGTGGTCGGCATCAACGACCTGCTCGATCCCGAGTACCTGGCCTACATGCTCAAGTACGATTCAGTCCATGGCAATTTCGCCGGCGACATCAGCGTCGACGGCAAGACCATGATCGTCAATGGCAACAAAATTCGCCTGACTGCCGAGCGCGATCCTGCCAACCTGGCCTGGGGCGATGTCGGCGCCGATCTGGTGCTGGAGTGCACCGGCTTTTTCCTCACCACCGAGAGCTGCCAGGCCCATATCGATGCTGGTGCCAAGAAGGTCGTGCAGTCCGCGCCTTCCAAGGACAGCACCCCGATGTTCGTCTATGGTGTCAACCATAAGACCTACGACGGCCAGGCCATTATCTCGGCGGCCAGTTGCACCACCAACTGTCTGGCACCCGTCTCTAAGGTGCTGCATGACAACTGGGGCATCAAGCGCGGCCTGATGACCACTGTCCATGCTGCCACTGCCACCCAAAAGACCGTCGATGGCCCGTCGCAGAAAGACTGGCGCGGTGGTCGCGGCATCCTGGAGAACATCATCCCGTCCTCCACCGGTGCGGCCAAAGCAGTCGGCAAGGTGCTGCCCGAGCTGAACGGCAAGCTGACCGGCATGGCCTTCCGCGTGCCGACATCTGACGTTTCCGTGGTTGACCTGACTTGCGAGCTCAACAAGGACGCGAGCTACGACGACATCTGCGCGGCCATGAAGGCGGCATCTGAGTCGGGCGACCTGGCCGGCGTGCTGGCCTATACCGATGAGAAGGTTGTTTCGACCGACTTCCGTGGTCACGGCACCCCGTCCATCTTCGACGCCGGTGCTGGCATCATGCTGGATTCAACCTTCGTCAAGGTGGTCTCCTGGTACGATAACGAGTACGGTTACACCTGCAACTTCCTGCGCATGGCGCAGCACGTCTCGTCCTGA
- the tkt gene encoding transketolase: MSSRKELANAIRALSMDAVQKAKSGHPGAPMGMADIAEVLWNDFMQHNPANPNWANRDRFVLSNGHGSMLIYSLLHLTGYDLSIEDLKQFRQLHSRTPGHPEYGYAPGVETTTGPLGQGITNGVGMALAEKILAAQFNKPGHEIVDHNTYVFLGDGCLMEGVSHESCSLAGALGLGKLIAFYDDNNISIDGEVRGHGDTPAWFLDDTPKRFDAYGWHVIPKVDGHDAEALKVAIEAARAVSDKPTLICCQTIIGFGSPNKQGKEECHGAPLGDDEIALTREKLGWTHPPFEIPKAIYEGWSAKARGADLEKDWNKRFAAYKSAHPSEAAEFERRMAGELPDDFDAKAWEFIKEVDAKAEKIATRKASQNALNGFGPLLPELLGGSADLAGSNLTLWKGCKGVGPKNASGNYIYYGVREFGMSAIMNGLTLHGGFKPYGATFLMFMEYARNAVRMAALMKITPIFVYTHDSIGLGEDGPTHQPVEQVSILRLTPRLSTWRPCDAVESAVAWKCAIERQGAPSALIFSRQGAPHMSRTEDQLRAIEKGGYVLRDCEGTPDAIIIGTGTEVELAVAACEALTAKGRKVRVVSMPSMDTFDAQDDAYKAAVLPESVRARVAVEAGVSNLWPKYVGMHGKVIGVDTFGESAPAGDVYKAFGVTAEAVTAAVESLL; the protein is encoded by the coding sequence ATGTCCTCACGCAAAGAACTCGCGAACGCCATCCGTGCGCTCAGTATGGATGCCGTACAGAAGGCCAAGTCGGGTCATCCCGGCGCGCCCATGGGCATGGCAGATATCGCCGAGGTGCTGTGGAACGACTTCATGCAGCACAATCCTGCTAACCCCAACTGGGCTAATCGGGATCGATTCGTGTTGTCGAACGGCCATGGCTCCATGCTGATCTACTCTTTGCTTCATCTCACAGGTTACGATTTGAGCATTGAGGACTTAAAACAGTTCCGCCAATTGCATTCCAGAACTCCGGGTCATCCGGAATATGGCTACGCGCCGGGCGTCGAGACCACCACAGGTCCGCTCGGGCAGGGAATTACCAATGGCGTTGGCATGGCGCTGGCCGAGAAAATTCTGGCCGCCCAGTTCAATAAGCCGGGTCATGAGATCGTCGATCACAATACCTATGTGTTTCTGGGCGATGGCTGCCTGATGGAAGGTGTCTCCCACGAGTCCTGCTCGCTGGCTGGTGCTCTGGGGCTGGGCAAGTTGATCGCTTTCTATGACGACAACAATATTTCTATCGACGGCGAAGTGCGCGGCCATGGCGATACCCCAGCCTGGTTCCTCGATGATACGCCCAAGCGTTTTGATGCCTATGGCTGGCATGTGATCCCCAAGGTCGATGGCCATGATGCCGAGGCGCTGAAGGTGGCAATTGAGGCCGCGCGCGCGGTCAGCGACAAGCCCACCCTGATCTGCTGTCAGACCATTATCGGCTTTGGCTCGCCCAATAAGCAGGGCAAGGAAGAGTGTCACGGCGCGCCGCTCGGTGATGACGAAATTGCCTTGACCCGCGAGAAGCTTGGTTGGACCCATCCCCCCTTTGAGATTCCGAAAGCTATCTACGAGGGTTGGAGCGCCAAGGCGCGCGGTGCCGATCTGGAAAAGGACTGGAACAAGCGCTTCGCCGCCTACAAGAGCGCCCACCCGAGCGAAGCCGCCGAGTTCGAGCGGCGCATGGCCGGCGAACTGCCGGATGACTTCGATGCCAAGGCGTGGGAGTTCATCAAGGAAGTCGATGCCAAGGCTGAGAAGATCGCTACCCGCAAGGCCTCGCAGAACGCGCTCAATGGCTTTGGCCCGCTGCTGCCGGAATTGCTCGGCGGCTCGGCTGATCTCGCCGGCTCTAACTTGACGCTGTGGAAGGGCTGCAAGGGTGTCGGTCCCAAGAATGCCAGCGGCAACTACATTTACTACGGCGTGCGCGAGTTCGGCATGTCCGCCATCATGAACGGCCTGACGCTGCACGGCGGTTTCAAGCCCTATGGCGCGACCTTCCTGATGTTCATGGAGTATGCCCGCAATGCAGTGCGCATGGCGGCGCTGATGAAGATCACCCCGATCTTTGTCTACACCCATGATTCCATCGGCCTCGGCGAGGACGGTCCTACCCACCAGCCGGTCGAACAGGTCAGCATACTGCGCCTGACCCCGCGCTTGTCCACCTGGCGTCCCTGCGACGCGGTCGAAAGCGCGGTGGCCTGGAAGTGCGCCATCGAGCGTCAGGGCGCACCCAGCGCGCTGATTTTCTCCCGCCAGGGTGCGCCGCACATGAGCCGGACGGAGGATCAGCTCCGCGCTATCGAAAAGGGCGGTTATGTGCTGCGCGACTGCGAGGGCACGCCTGATGCCATCATCATCGGCACTGGCACCGAGGTCGAGCTGGCCGTGGCGGCTTGCGAGGCTCTGACCGCCAAGGGGCGCAAGGTGCGGGTGGTCTCTATGCCATCGATGGATACCTTCGATGCCCAGGACGACGCTTACAAAGCCGCCGTGCTGCCAGAATCCGTCCGCGCCCGAGTTGCGGTCGAGGCTGGCGTATCCAACCTATGGCCAAAATATGTGGGCATGCATGGCAAGGTCATCGGTGTCGACACCTTCGGCGAGTCGGCGCCTGCGGGCGATGTCTACAAGGCCTTCGGCGTCACCGCCGAGGCGGTCACGGCAGCAGTTGAAAGTCTGCTCTAA
- a CDS encoding thioredoxin family protein, with the protein MVSLETPVCEFGLPAPDFSLPGVDGKTWTRDDCKGPKGLLVMFICNHCPYVQAVRERIVRDARELAELGVNCVAIMSNDPTDYPEDSFENMKQVAEQFQFPFPYLLDETQQVAKTFGAICTPDFFGYNGQLELQYRGRLDESRKEAAPEGVRRDLFEGMKQVAETGKGPEKQIPSVGCSIKWRED; encoded by the coding sequence ATGGTTTCACTCGAAACACCGGTGTGCGAATTCGGTCTGCCCGCTCCGGATTTTTCCCTGCCGGGCGTGGATGGCAAGACCTGGACGCGCGATGACTGCAAGGGCCCCAAGGGGCTCCTGGTGATGTTCATCTGCAATCATTGCCCCTATGTGCAGGCAGTGCGCGAGCGGATCGTGCGTGATGCGCGTGAACTGGCCGAGCTCGGCGTCAACTGCGTCGCCATTATGTCGAACGATCCGACCGACTATCCCGAGGATTCGTTTGAGAACATGAAGCAGGTTGCCGAGCAATTTCAGTTTCCTTTTCCCTATCTGCTCGATGAGACCCAGCAAGTAGCCAAAACCTTCGGTGCCATCTGTACGCCTGACTTTTTTGGTTACAACGGACAGCTTGAGCTTCAGTATCGCGGGCGGCTGGATGAAAGCCGCAAGGAAGCCGCGCCCGAGGGCGTGCGTCGCGACCTTTTCGAGGGCATGAAGCAAGTGGCCGAGACCGGCAAGGGCCCGGAGAAGCAGATTCCCAGTGTCGGCTGTTCCATTAAGTGGCGGGAAGACTGA